Proteins from a genomic interval of Clostridium sp. M62/1:
- a CDS encoding putative polysaccharide biosynthesis protein: MNEKKGQAGGNFLLQGSILAAAGILVRLIGLLYKIPMTRILGDEGIGYYNTAYEIYNIGLILSSYSLPLAVSKLIAKKEQEGRRRDAGRVFCCGIFVGVFAGGVMSAFLILCADWIASGIFNSPGSALPLRVMAPTILVFAVMGVFRGFFQGHGNMIPTSVSQVAEQVVHAAVSIWASWDFMNRYAGTENPASCGAAGGTLGTLVGALAAFIILAFWMAKSHGNAGGYWRAAKGSGAQKERGDREDVSGYGEIMKLLLLTFVPIIMSQFVYQLSGSVDNSMFGIIMGGKGLSEAERLSLLGIYGGKYRLLTNVPVAIASSLGASMIPSIVASRVMKRPGEVKEKIYMTIKFNMLLAIPCAAGMFALSSPIMRLVFADGRKMTSDLLMLGSCAVIFFSLSTVTNAVLQGIDQMRKSVTHSAVSLAIHVVFVYVMLERLNWGVYGLVIGNVTFALAVCILNWVSIGRTLRYRQEVKTTFLLPLACSAVMGAAARLVYEGICHFVPSNTLGVLAAAGVGALLYGWLLVVTRAVSEKELRGMPMGRLLLRFMR; encoded by the coding sequence ATGAATGAAAAAAAGGGACAGGCTGGCGGAAACTTTCTGCTCCAGGGCAGCATTCTGGCAGCCGCAGGGATTCTGGTGCGGCTGATTGGTCTGCTCTACAAAATCCCCATGACACGGATTCTGGGAGATGAAGGGATTGGATACTATAATACCGCCTACGAAATTTATAATATTGGTCTGATCCTTTCCTCCTACAGTCTTCCTTTGGCGGTATCAAAGCTGATTGCGAAGAAGGAGCAGGAGGGAAGAAGACGGGATGCAGGACGTGTGTTCTGCTGCGGCATCTTTGTGGGGGTGTTTGCAGGCGGAGTGATGAGCGCATTTCTGATTCTCTGTGCAGACTGGATCGCCTCGGGCATTTTTAACAGTCCGGGAAGCGCCCTGCCGCTGCGCGTGATGGCTCCTACCATTCTCGTCTTTGCAGTGATGGGAGTGTTTCGGGGATTCTTCCAGGGCCACGGCAATATGATCCCCACCTCCGTATCCCAGGTGGCAGAGCAGGTGGTGCATGCGGCTGTGAGTATCTGGGCCTCCTGGGATTTTATGAACCGCTATGCAGGAACTGAGAATCCAGCCTCCTGCGGAGCCGCAGGGGGAACCCTGGGAACTCTGGTGGGAGCGCTGGCTGCTTTCATTATTCTGGCATTCTGGATGGCGAAATCTCACGGAAATGCCGGAGGCTACTGGAGAGCGGCCAAGGGATCGGGAGCACAGAAGGAGAGGGGAGATCGGGAGGACGTTTCCGGATACGGAGAGATTATGAAGCTTCTGCTTCTGACCTTTGTCCCCATCATTATGAGCCAGTTTGTCTACCAGCTGAGCGGTTCGGTGGACAATTCCATGTTTGGCATTATTATGGGAGGGAAGGGCCTTAGCGAGGCAGAACGGCTTTCCCTGCTGGGAATCTACGGCGGAAAATACAGGCTTCTCACCAATGTGCCTGTGGCTATCGCATCCTCTCTGGGAGCGTCCATGATCCCGAGCATTGTGGCGTCCCGTGTCATGAAGCGGCCCGGGGAGGTAAAGGAAAAAATCTACATGACCATCAAATTCAATATGCTTTTGGCCATCCCCTGCGCGGCTGGCATGTTTGCCCTCTCCTCCCCGATCATGCGTCTGGTATTCGCAGACGGCAGAAAAATGACTTCGGATCTTTTGATGTTAGGTTCCTGTGCCGTAATTTTCTTCTCCCTTTCCACGGTGACAAACGCGGTGCTTCAGGGCATTGACCAGATGAGAAAATCAGTGACCCACTCGGCTGTCTCCCTGGCGATCCATGTGGTTTTTGTCTATGTGATGTTAGAGCGTCTGAACTGGGGAGTATACGGGCTTGTGATAGGAAATGTGACCTTTGCCCTGGCGGTCTGCATTTTAAACTGGGTTTCTATCGGCCGGACGCTCCGGTACAGGCAGGAGGTGAAAACTACCTTCCTTCTGCCTCTCGCCTGCTCTGCAGTTATGGGGGCTGCAGCCCGCCTGGTCTATGAGGGAATCTGCCATTTTGTGCCCTCCAATACTCTGGGAGTTCTGGCTGCTGCAGGCGTCGGGGCCCTTCTCTACGGCTGGCTGCTTGTGGTCACCAGGGCAGTCAGTGAGAAGGAGCTGAGAGGCATGCCCATGGGGCGGCTGCTTCTGCGCTTTATGAGATAA
- a CDS encoding MATE family efflux transporter, whose amino-acid sequence MAKSEIRDMTTGSPFKLILGFAVPMLLGLLFQQFYSMVDTIIVGKYLGVKALAAVGSTGSINFMIIGFCTGVCSGFAIPVAQRFGAGDYRGLRKFAANAAWLSLFFSAAMAVTVCVLCRRILLWMQTPEDIIDQAHSYIFIIFAGIPVTYLYNMTAGIIRSLGDSRTPVYFLLLSSVINIVLDLFTIIVLKMGPAGAAWATVISQGVSGVLCLLYMKKHFEILRLQKDERKIDGQIMKILCKMGIPMGLQYSITAIGSVILQASVNTLGSMAVAAVAAGSKVSLFFCCPFDALGGTMATYAGQNVGAKKLERIRQGVKSASVIGCIYSAAAFLVLLLFSGKIALLFMDAGETETISRVSLFLTANSAFYIPLVFVNVVRFAIQGMGYSTFAILAGVFEMAARGLVGLFLVPVFGYIAACFGSPLAWVFADIFLIPAFSHCLRRMKKNFEENEEKYTAGQLSK is encoded by the coding sequence ATGGCAAAAAGCGAAATAAGGGATATGACGACAGGTTCGCCCTTTAAACTCATTCTGGGATTTGCGGTTCCTATGCTTCTGGGACTTTTGTTCCAGCAGTTCTACAGCATGGTAGATACAATTATCGTGGGAAAGTATCTGGGCGTGAAGGCCTTAGCCGCCGTCGGTTCCACCGGCTCTATTAATTTTATGATTATCGGCTTCTGTACCGGAGTGTGCAGCGGATTTGCCATTCCGGTGGCCCAGAGATTCGGGGCAGGAGATTATCGAGGGCTTAGAAAGTTTGCGGCAAACGCGGCCTGGCTGTCCCTGTTTTTTTCTGCAGCAATGGCTGTCACGGTCTGCGTGCTCTGCCGCAGGATCCTTCTCTGGATGCAGACGCCGGAGGACATTATTGACCAGGCGCACAGCTACATCTTTATTATATTTGCGGGAATTCCGGTGACCTATCTTTACAATATGACAGCCGGCATTATCCGCTCTCTGGGGGACAGCCGCACACCGGTCTATTTCCTCCTGCTGTCCTCCGTGATTAATATAGTCCTTGATCTGTTTACGATCATTGTCCTTAAAATGGGTCCTGCCGGGGCTGCCTGGGCGACGGTGATCTCCCAGGGAGTCTCCGGTGTCCTGTGCCTCCTCTATATGAAGAAGCATTTCGAGATTCTGAGGCTTCAGAAGGACGAGCGGAAGATAGATGGCCAGATTATGAAAATTCTCTGCAAAATGGGAATCCCCATGGGGCTTCAATATTCCATCACTGCCATTGGAAGCGTGATCCTTCAGGCCTCTGTGAATACCTTAGGCTCCATGGCAGTGGCGGCGGTGGCTGCAGGAAGCAAGGTCAGCCTGTTTTTCTGCTGTCCGTTCGATGCCCTGGGCGGTACCATGGCCACCTATGCGGGACAGAATGTGGGGGCAAAGAAGCTGGAGCGGATCAGACAGGGAGTAAAGAGTGCGTCTGTCATCGGCTGTATCTATTCTGCGGCTGCCTTTCTTGTGCTGCTTCTGTTCAGCGGAAAGATAGCGCTTCTGTTTATGGACGCAGGGGAAACGGAGACGATCAGCCGCGTCTCCCTGTTTCTGACTGCCAACAGTGCTTTTTACATACCTCTCGTCTTTGTCAATGTAGTGCGCTTTGCCATTCAGGGGATGGGCTACAGTACCTTCGCCATTCTGGCAGGTGTGTTCGAGATGGCTGCCAGAGGTCTTGTGGGACTTTTCCTGGTCCCTGTATTCGGCTATATAGCAGCCTGCTTTGGAAGTCCCCTTGCCTGGGTGTTTGCGGATATTTTCCTGATTCCCGCCTTCTCCCACTGCCTGAGGAGGATGAAAAAGAACTTTGAGGAGAATGAGGAAAAATACACAGCAGGACAGCTGAGTAAATAA
- a CDS encoding VOC family protein, translating into MKVEHIALYVRDLEGAREFFTRFFGAEAGEAYHNPRTGLKTYFLSFGDGARVEIMSRPEMEDREKGLMRTGYIHLAFSAGSREAVDRLTEELAGAGYEVLSGPRVTGDGYYESCVLGFEDNQIEITV; encoded by the coding sequence ATGAAAGTGGAGCATATTGCATTATACGTGAGGGATCTGGAAGGGGCCAGAGAGTTTTTTACCCGTTTCTTTGGGGCTGAGGCAGGCGAGGCGTACCACAATCCCAGGACGGGTCTTAAGACGTACTTTCTCTCCTTCGGAGACGGAGCAAGGGTAGAGATTATGAGCCGCCCGGAGATGGAAGATAGGGAGAAGGGGCTCATGCGCACCGGCTATATCCACCTGGCCTTCAGCGCCGGGAGCAGGGAGGCGGTGGATCGTCTGACAGAAGAGCTGGCCGGGGCAGGCTATGAGGTGCTGAGCGGCCCCAGAGTAACCGGAGACGGCTATTATGAGAGCTGTGTGCTGGGCTTTGAGGACAACCAGATTGAAATTACGGTGTAA
- a CDS encoding transporter substrate-binding domain-containing protein, giving the protein MKMKHTAVLTIAGLVAAASLTACSGGSQTAATEASKADTQAAGETAGTAAAGETEKADAASEGRLAKIKESGKIVMATSPDFAPFEFKDISSGKMEYVGCDIELGKYIAEKLGVELEIQAMDFAAVQAAVTSGSVDMAISGFSYTEDRAQSMGLSNKYDYDRGEQPSTQGILILAEDADTLNTAESFAGKKVAAQNGALQQSLVQEQLPDAQMETITNVNDGVMMLQTDKVDAVAVATSVGETMIANYPELQFSDFWFETDDDGNVIAVPKGEEALLEVINEAVDEVMEQDLYTEWHKEAVEKAEALGIDMN; this is encoded by the coding sequence ATGAAAATGAAACATACGGCAGTTCTTACAATCGCAGGTCTGGTGGCAGCAGCATCTCTGACAGCATGCTCCGGCGGTTCACAGACGGCAGCTACAGAGGCGTCAAAGGCAGATACACAGGCAGCCGGGGAGACGGCCGGCACTGCAGCAGCAGGTGAGACAGAGAAAGCGGATGCAGCTTCCGAGGGACGTCTTGCGAAGATTAAAGAATCAGGAAAGATCGTAATGGCCACGAGCCCGGATTTTGCACCGTTCGAGTTTAAGGATATCAGCTCCGGAAAGATGGAGTATGTGGGATGCGACATCGAGCTTGGAAAATATATTGCAGAAAAGCTGGGCGTTGAGCTGGAAATTCAGGCGATGGATTTCGCAGCAGTTCAGGCAGCCGTCACCTCCGGTTCCGTGGATATGGCGATTTCCGGCTTCTCTTACACAGAGGACAGGGCGCAGAGCATGGGCCTTTCCAATAAGTACGATTACGACAGAGGAGAGCAGCCCAGCACACAGGGAATTTTGATTCTGGCAGAGGACGCCGATACACTCAACACGGCAGAGAGCTTTGCCGGGAAGAAGGTGGCGGCCCAGAACGGAGCGCTTCAGCAGTCACTGGTGCAGGAACAGCTTCCGGATGCGCAGATGGAGACAATCACAAATGTCAATGACGGAGTGATGATGCTTCAGACAGACAAGGTGGACGCGGTAGCTGTGGCAACCTCTGTGGGAGAGACCATGATTGCCAATTACCCGGAGCTTCAGTTCTCTGATTTCTGGTTTGAGACAGATGACGACGGAAATGTAATCGCAGTTCCCAAGGGCGAGGAGGCTCTTCTGGAAGTCATCAACGAGGCAGTCGATGAGGTGATGGAGCAGGATCTCTACACAGAGTGGCATAAAGAAGCTGTGGAGAAGGCCGAAGCTCTCGGAATCGATATGAACTAG
- a CDS encoding amino acid ABC transporter permease, translating into MLFMQGLGVTLLLSLVIVIVGTLLGFLLAMLRLSNWKIVKIRPLNTLAGIYVEIVRGTPMLLQLYFFYFMLPMAFPSMNLSPIVCCAVALCLNSAAYVSEVIRSGIQAVDKGQMEAARSLGLNHRQAMVKVILPQAIKNIMPALGNEFVMMIKDTSLASTFFVGELMTVWQTVRGVLYLSLEPLIIVGCIYFIVTFSLSKGINFMERRMRANER; encoded by the coding sequence ATGCTGTTTATGCAGGGACTGGGAGTTACCCTCCTGTTAAGCCTTGTGATCGTGATTGTGGGAACCCTTCTCGGGTTCCTGCTGGCGATGCTCAGGCTCAGCAACTGGAAAATTGTAAAAATCAGGCCGTTAAATACACTGGCCGGAATCTATGTGGAGATTGTCAGAGGCACGCCCATGCTGCTTCAGCTGTATTTCTTTTACTTTATGCTGCCCATGGCATTTCCGAGTATGAATTTAAGCCCCATCGTCTGCTGCGCAGTGGCCCTGTGCCTGAACTCTGCAGCATACGTTTCTGAGGTTATCCGCTCTGGCATCCAGGCGGTTGACAAGGGGCAGATGGAGGCGGCCCGCTCTCTGGGGCTGAACCACCGCCAGGCTATGGTGAAAGTAATTCTGCCGCAGGCGATTAAAAATATCATGCCGGCTCTGGGAAATGAGTTCGTCATGATGATCAAGGACACATCCCTGGCTTCCACCTTCTTTGTGGGAGAACTGATGACAGTATGGCAGACCGTGAGAGGTGTACTCTACCTTTCCCTGGAGCCGCTGATTATCGTGGGCTGCATCTACTTTATTGTGACTTTCAGCCTGAGCAAGGGAATCAATTTCATGGAGAGGAGAATGAGGGCAAATGAGCGATAA